The Erpetoichthys calabaricus chromosome 5, fErpCal1.3, whole genome shotgun sequence genome has a segment encoding these proteins:
- the LOC114641566 gene encoding zona pellucida sperm-binding protein 4-like, which produces MARLDFWCFFWLVLCVSAVRFVSGDVFVTKKCDSVTTMTLSFEGSPTVFLQKTRGGQVKVTKDLPGIVLRVKSGRTTLTVPLSSSYGYVSVQGARYVARIAFGFPTNLKTFTCPKPGPRSITDERCTVADREKLPCGGSSSITPADCEASNCCYDSSSSSTSPCYYANDVTVQCTLDGQFVVVVSENVTLPPLDLGSIQLVDSSSPSCSPVTSLSSFVMYQFPVSACGSTVQLLAGGNVTYQNTMSAAITVSSGPEGSITRDSVYKLFFQCTYSGSQDVQVEAEVYTVAPPLPVVEQGPFDLELVIATDSSYGSYYVDADYPVTKTLRDPVAVEVHIVNRTDPNLVLTLGDCWVTPGPSASSQPQWSLLVNGCPYTGDNYLTSLVTVDSTSGVAYPSHYKRFVFEMFAFVDPVAQQALAEKIFIYCVAAACYPSAADPCTRSCPVRRSGRAADMLAQIASSRKNVLLHSGPVVIEADQVQTSSLEQKETRGGLVKVTKDLPGVVLRGQSGRTTLTVPFSSSYAHVSEQGSQYVMTIAVGSRSNMKTFTCPKPARRSVSVAERCAVADSEKLPCGGSSSIMQADCEANNCCYDSSSSTSPCYYANDVTLQCTLDGQFVVVVSENVTLPPLDLGSIQLVDSSSPRCSPVISLSSFVMYQFPVSACGTTVQVAGGNVTYQNTMSAAITVSSGPEGSITRDSVYKLFFQCTYSGSQDVQVEAEVYTVAPPLPVVEQGPFDLELVIATDVSYGSYYVDADYPVTKTLRDPVAVEVHIVNRTDPNLVLTLGECWVTPGPSASSQPQWSLLVNGCPYTGDNYLTSLVTVDGTSGVAYPSHYRRFVFEMFAFVDPVAQQALAEKIFIYCVAAACYPSATDPCTQTCPSKRSGRASGKLAQIAPSRKNVLLHSGPVIMEADQGQTSRLDQDASLPTGYLVLGAAAAMLMVVLILAVLAVRRLNWQKVNLKF; this is translated from the exons GTGCCCTTGTCTTCGTCGTACGGTTACGTGTCTGTACAG GGCGCTCGGTATGTCGCGAGGATTGCCTTTGGATTTCCCACTAATTTGAAAACCTTCACATGTCCTAAGCCAG GTCCCCGCAGTATAACTGATGAGAGATGCACGGTTGCAGACCGTGAGAAGCTCCCTTGTGGAGGGTCTTCATCCATCACTCCAGCGGACTGTGAAGCCAGTAACTGTTGCTACGattcaagcagcagcagcaccagtccATGCTACTATGCCAATGATG TGACTGTGCAGTGCACCCTGGATGGCCAGTTTGTGGTGGTGGTGTCTGAGAATGTGACCCTTCCTCCCCTGGATCTGGGGTCCATCCAGTTGGTGGACAGCAGTTCCCCCAGCTGCAGCCCTGTGACCAGCCTGTCCAGCTTTGTCATGTACCAGTTTCCAGTCAGTGCCTGTGGCAGCACAGTTCAG TTGCTGGCTGGTGGCAATGTGACTTACCAGAACACCATGTCTGCTGCCATCACTGTGAGCAGTGGTCCAGAGGGCTCCATCACCAGGGACAGTGTCTACAA GTTGTTCTTCCAGTGCACCTACTCGGGAAGCCAGGATGTGCAAGTGGAGGCTGAGGTGTATACTGTGGCACCACCTCTTCCAGTAGTAGAGCAAGGGCCATTTGACCTGGAATTGGTCATTGCAACAG ATTCCTCCTATGGCTCCTACTATGTGGATGCTGACTACCCAGTGACCAAAACTCTGAGGGATCCTGTGGCTGTGGAAGTGCACATCGTGAACAGGACTGACCCTAACCTTGTTCTGACTCTTGGGGACTGCTGGGTCACCCCAGGACCTTCTGCTTCTAGCCAGCCTCAGTGGAGCCTTCTGGTGAATGG GTGCCCATACACTGGGGACAACTATTTGACCAGCTTGGTGACTGTGGACAGCACATCTGGAGTGGCCTACCCAAGTCACTACAAGAGATTTGTGTTTGAGATGTTTGCTTTTGTGGACCCTGTAGCACAGCAAGCCTTGGCTGAGAAG ATCTTCATCTACTGTGTTGCTGCTGCCTGCTATCCCtctgcagcagacccctgtacTCGGAGCTGCCCTGTAAGAA GATCTGGCAGAGCTGCAGACATGTTGGCACAAATTGCTTCATCCAGGAAGAATGTGCTTCTTCACAGTGGTCCTGTTGTCATTGAGGCTGACCAGGTGCAAACATCCAGCCTGGAGCAGAAAG AGACGAGAGGTGGACTGGTAAAGGTGACCAAAGATCTCCCAGGAGTTGTTCTCCGTGGACAGTCTGGCCGCACCACACTAACGGTCCCCTTTTCTTCATCGTACGCTCACGTGTCTGAGCAG GGCTCCCAGTATGTCATGACTATTGCTGTTGGATCAAGATCAAATATGAAAACCTTCACCTGTCCTAAGCCAG CTCGCCGATCTGTGAGTGTTGCTGAGAGATGTGCAGTTGCAGACAGTGAGAAGCTCCCTTGTGGAGGGTCTTCGTCCATCATGCAAGCTGACTGTGAAGCCAACAACTGTTGCTACGATTCGAGCAGCAGCACCAGTCCATGCTACTATGCCAATGATG TGACTTTGCAGTGCACCCTGGATGGGCAGTTTGTGGTGGTGGTGTCTGAGAATGTGACCCTTCCTCCCCTGGATCTTGGGTCCATCCAGTTGGTGGACAGCAGTTCCCCCCGTTGCAGCCCTGTTATCAGCCTGTCCAGCTTTGTCATGTACCAGTTTCCAGTCAGTGCCTGTGGCACCACAGTTCAG GTGGCTGGTGGCAATGTGACTTACCAGAACACCATGTCTGCTGCCATCACTGTGAGCAGTGGTCCAGAGGGCTCCATCACCAGGGACAGTGTCTACAA GTTGTTCTTCCAGTGCACCTACTCAGGAAGTCAGGATGTGCAAGTGGAGGCTGAGGTGTATACTGTGGCGCCACCTCTTCCAGTAGTAGAGCAAGGGCCGTTTGACCTGGAACTGGTCATTGCTACAG ATGTGTCCTATGGCTCCTACTATGTGGATGCTGACTACCCAGTGACCAAAACTCTGAGGGATCCTGTGGCTGTGGAAGTGCACATCGTGAACAGGACTGACCCTAACCTTGTTCTGACTCTTGGGGAATGCTGGGTCACCCCAGGACCTTCTGCTTCCAGCCAGCCCCAGTGGAGCCTTCTGGTGAATGG ATGTCCATACACGGGGGACAACTATTTGACCAGCTTGGTGACTGTGGACGGCACATCTGGAGTGGCCTATCCAAGTCATTACAGGAGATTTGTGTTTGAGATGTTTGCTTTTGTGGATCCTGTAGCTCAGCAAGCCTTGGCTGAAAAG ATCTTCATCTACTGTGTCGCTGCTGCCTGCTATCCCTCTGCCACAGACCCCTGTACTCAGACCTGCCCTTCTAAAA GATCTGGCAGAGCTTCAGGCAAGTTGGCACAAATTGCTCCCTCCAGGAAGAATGTTCTCCTTCACAGTGGTCCTGTTATCATGGAGGCTGATCAGGGGCAGACCTCCAGGCTGGACCAGGACG CCTCTCTTCCCACTGGATACCTGGtgctgggagctgcagctgccatgttgaTGGTGGTCCTGATTTTGGCTGTGCTTGCTGTGAGGAGGTTGAACTGGCAGAAAGTGAAtctgaaattttaa